The proteins below are encoded in one region of Lactuca sativa cultivar Salinas chromosome 3, Lsat_Salinas_v11, whole genome shotgun sequence:
- the LOC111884294 gene encoding uncharacterized protein LOC111884294, giving the protein MADIVKQIIARPIQLADQIVKEADFACSFKQDCADIKSRTEKLGVLLRQAARSSNDLYERPTRRIIDNTEHILDKTLQLVFKCRANGFQRVFTIIPAAAIKKFSQQIENSIGDVSWLLRVSTPAEERHDECVGLPPIVANEPMLCLIWEQIAVLCCGTLDDRADAAGSLVSLARDNDRYGRLIVEEGGVPPLLKLAKEGRMEGQESAIRAIGLLGRDPESVEQIVNAGVCSVFAKILKKGHMKVQISVTWAISELAANHPKCQDHFLQNNTIRLLVSHLAYETIEEHSKYTIVNKNNMPSNIPSMHAVVVANSDHNAKNSQDNNDKCHVARPGGLDSGEMHQTSNSVTIKSGPSMKVNQTPPQQRREKSRRRVALPGASIKRREFEDPATRVEMKAMAARALWHLCADNFSICKTITESRALLCFAVLLEKGEEEVKYNSIMALMEITAVAERQAELRRSAFKPTSPTAREVVDKLLKIVNKGDSDLLIPSIQSIGNLARTFRATETRLIPPLVRLLDERESEVSAEAAIALIKFACTDNYLHVNHCKAILEAGAPKYLIQLTYFGEQMAQLPGLILLCYIALHVPDSETLAQEDVLIVLQWALKQGHLMQDSSLETLVLEAKQRLEIFQSRALY; this is encoded by the coding sequence ATGGCGGACATCGTAAAACAGATCATTGCAAGACCGATTCAATTGGCAGACCAAATCGTAAAAGAGGCAGATTTTGCTTGCTCATTCAAACAAGATTGCGCCGATATCAAAAGCAGGACAGAGAAACTCGGTGTTCTCCTCCGGCAAGCCGCACGTTCAAGCAATGACCTTTATGAACGACCCACCCGTCGGATCATCGATAATACAGAACATATTTTAGACAAGACCCTGCAACTTGTATTCAAATGCAGAGCTAATGGCTTCCAACGGGTATTCACCATCATCCCCGCCGCCGCCATTAAGAAATTTTCACAGCAGATTGAGAATTCAATCGGAGACGTGTCATGGCTCCTCCGTGTCTCAACTCCGGCGGAGGAACGTCACGATGAGTGTGTTGGGTTGCCGCCTATTGTAGCCAATGAGCCGATGCTTTGCTTAATATGGGAGCAAATTGCAGTCCTTTGttgtgggaccctcgatgatcGAGCCGATGCAGCGGGATCACTTGTTTCATTGGCACGTGATAATGATAGATACGGTAGATTGATTGTAGAAGAAGGTGGTGTGCCACCTCTTTTGAAACTAGCTAAGGAAGGTAGAATGGAAGGGCAAGAGAGCGCGATTCGAGCAATAGGTTTGCTCGGTCGCGACCCAGAGAGCgtcgaacaaatcgtcaatgcAGGCGTTTGTTCGGTGTTCGCAAAAATACTTAAAAAAGGGCACATGAAGGTTCAAATTAGTGTCACATGGGCCATATCCGAGTTAGCAGCCAACCATCCAAAATGTCAAGACCatttcttgcaaaacaacacGATTCGGTTACTCGTGAGTCATTTAGCATACGAGACTATTGAAGAGCATAGCAAATACACGATTGTTAACAAAAACAATATGCCAAGCAATATACCATCAATGCATGCGGTTGTTGTCGCGAATTCGGATCACAATGCTAAGAATTCGCAAGATAACAACGATAAGTGTCATGTGGCACGTCCCGGTGGTCTAGATTCTGGTGAAATGCATCAAACGAGTAATAGCGTAACCATTAAATCGGGGCCTAGTATGAAGGTGAACCAAACCCCACCACAACAACGAAGAGAAAAGAGTAGAAGACGTGTTGCATTGCCGGGGGCAAGCATCAAAAGGAGGGAATTTGAAGATCCGGCCACAAGAGTTGAAATGAAGGCGATGGCGGCTCGAGCCCTATGGCACCTTTGTGCCGATAACTTCTCTATTTGTAAAACAATAACAGAATCCCGAGCACTTTTATGCTTTGCAGTTCTCTTGGAAAAAGGTGAAGAAGAAGTAAAATATAACTCAATAATGGCATTGATGGAAATCACTGCGGTGGCGGAACGTCAAGCTGAGTTGCGACGTTCAGCCTTTAAGCCAACATCACCAACCGCTCGTGAGGTTGTGGACAAGCTGCTTAAAATTGTTAACAAAGGAGACTCGGATCTCCTTATCCCAAGCATCCAATCAATTGGAAACTTGGCCCGCACATTTCGAGCCACTGAAACAAGGCTCATCCCTCCTTTGGTGAGGCTTCTTGATGAGAGGGAATCCGAGGTGTCAGCAGAGGCGGCTATTGCACTGATAAAGTTCGCGTGCACGGATAACTATTTGCACGTGAACCATTGCAAGGCGATATTAGAGGCGGGAGCGCCTAAGTACTTGATTCAGCTAACTTATTTTGGGGAACAAATGGCACAACTACCGGGCTTAATTCTTCTTTGCTATATCGCGTTACATGTGCCCGATAGCGAGACATTAGCTCAAGAAGACGTGCTGATTGTGCTTCAATGGGCGTTGAAACAAGGTCATTTGATGCAAGATTCTTCTTTAGAAACACTTGTTTTGGAAGCCAAACAGAGATTGGAGATTTTTCAATCGAGGGCATTATATTGA